One region of Trichosurus vulpecula isolate mTriVul1 chromosome 1, mTriVul1.pri, whole genome shotgun sequence genomic DNA includes:
- the LOC118843406 gene encoding major facilitator superfamily domain-containing protein 3-like, whose protein sequence is MGGKLALLGALYLVQGLPHGLQAGLLPLLLRSHGLSLTRVGLTRALHAPWLLKVAWATLVDRRGSPRAWLALSTGALGLLCSLLAALPPASGPASSGLPAGAAALLLLLNAGAAVQDVALDGLAVRLLDPAELGPGNTVQVVAYKLGAALAGGGLLVVTPDLTWGPLFLGLAATYGLAAALAWGAPALQLPALQAQESHSHPPRGFRALLAVPGTPWTAGFVLLYKLGEQGAISLFPLFLLDQGVSAAEVGLWNGMVAVGFSIAGSSLGGLLLARHRQPLPLLKPLLQLRIGALAFQMALLSCFPSSSLGGLLKGAALVSLGPQHFLSGTVTTLTFALMMHCSQRAHSSIQSTHYSFLATLELLGKLLLTTGAGALADGLGLGLCFTLFLVLSLVALLYLDLAPSNLG, encoded by the exons ATGGGCGGCAAGCTGGCGCTGCTGGGCGCGCTGTACCTGGTGCAGGGTCTGCCCCACGGGCTGCAGGCGGGGCTACTGCCCCTGCTGCTCCGCTCCCACGGCCTCTCGCTGACCCGCGTGGGGCTGACCCGCGCCCTGCATGCGCCCTGGCTGCTCAAGGTGGCCTGGGCCACGCTGGTAGACCGGCGCGGCTCCCCGCGGGCCTGGCTGGCATTGAGCACCGGGGCGCTGGGGCTGCTGTGCTCGCTGCTGGCGGCGCTGCCCCCCGCCTCGGGGCCCGCGTCTTCGGGGCTGCCGGCCGGGGCTGcggcgctgctgctgctgctgaacgCCGGAGCCGCGGTGCAGGATGTGGCGTTGGACGGGCTGGCGGTGCGGCTGCTGGACCCCGCGGAGCTGGGCCCAGGCAACACGGTGCAGGTGGTGGCCTACAAGCTGGGGGCCGCCCTGGCGGGCGGGGGGCTCCTGGTCGTCACCCCCGACCTCACGTGGGGGCCCCTCTTTCTCGGGCTTGCCGCTACCTATGGTCTGGCTGCTGCCCTAGCCTGGGGGGCCCCTGCCCTGCAGCTCCCAGCCCTGCAGGCCCAGGAGAGCCATAGCCACCCCCCGCGTGGGTTCCGAGCCCTCCTGGCTGTGCCGGGGACCCCGTGGACCGCCGGCTTTGTCCTTCTCTACAAGCTAG GTGAACAGGGTGCCATCAGCCTGTTCCCTCTCTTTCTGCTGGACCAGGGTGTGTCTGCTGCAGAAGTGGGGCTGTGGAATGGGATGGTGGCTGTGGGCTTCTCCATCGCTGGCTCTTCCCTGGGTGGGCTTCTTCTTGCTAGGCACAG GCAGCCCCTGCCTCTCCTGAAGCCCCTTCTGCAGCTGCGCATCGGGGCCCTGGCCTTCCAGATGGCTCTGCTCTCCTGCTTCCCTAGCTCCAGTCTGGGGGGCCTCTTAAAAG GGGCTGCCCTGGTGAGTCTTGGCCCCCAGCATTTTCTGAGTGGAACTGTGACCACCCTCACCTTTGCTCTTATGATGCACTGCAGCCAGCGAGCACATAGCTCCATCCAG TCCACTCACTACAGCTTTCTGGCCACCCTGGAGCTGCTGGGGAAGTTGCTGCTGACCACAGGAGCTGGAGCCCTGGCAGATGGGCTGGGCCTGGGGCTGTGCTTCACACTCTTCCTTGTCCTCTCCCTGGTAGCCCTGCTCTATCTGGACTTGGCTCCCAGTAACCTGGGCTGA